From one Oncorhynchus clarkii lewisi isolate Uvic-CL-2024 chromosome 6, UVic_Ocla_1.0, whole genome shotgun sequence genomic stretch:
- the LOC139411157 gene encoding zinc finger protein 131 isoform X1 — MADEVDCGSEFPALYKVMLDKLNEQRQLDQFTDITLIVDGHQFRAHKAVLAACSQFFHKFFQDFTQEPLVEIEGVSNSAFRQLMEFTYTATLAVNGLEEVNDVWKAAEYLQMQEAIKALTIRMSDGTPVSPAQDQALAAGKSESKKRKPAETFSGIAETLPSVVGEQVEIEVEIGEGAIEVEETAMEEEVVDAARNAQAASDDSALALLADITSKYQQRGPMLHVLKKEGLEEVNEALALSNAHEIQEVVSQEETVTAPKTLEGLEVVEVQISQLDKMFRCNKCDRSFRLYYHLKQHMRAHVAALDKPHVCCHCGKAYMREAALKQHLNTLHYEAEELSRSQSQKKKMHLCDYCDKQFDHFGHFKEHLRKHTGEKPFECPDCHERFARNSTLKCHMAACQNGVGAKKGRKKVYECQVCSSVFNSWDLFKDHLTTHTGEKPNHCTMCDIWFTQPHDLRRHLRELHSVTDDTLMTQELDIGAMATQEEVAGEEDEEGGERETLLLEDGMRVEHVTVEPVDVVVMEETDMVVEEVTEMCEEDVQRLKEAGVEIRVVQVSAAEQVNSEIQVEEEPQQTVDV, encoded by the exons ATGGCAGACGAGGTGGATTGTGGCAGTGAGTTCCCAGCCCTCTATAAAGTCATGCTGGACAAACTGAACGAACAGAGACAGTTGGACCAGTTCACAGACATCACTCTCATAGTGGATG GGCACCAGTTCAGGGCTCATAAGGCAGTGTTGGCAGCATGCAGTCAGTTTTTCCACAAGTTCTTCCAGGACTTCACACAAGAGCCACTAGTGGAGATTGAAG GAGTGAGTAACTCAGCCTTCCGCCAGCTGATGGAGTTTACGTACACGGCTACACTTGCCGTCAATGGGCTAGAGGAGGTCAATGACGTGTGGAAGGCAGCAGAGTACCTCCAGATGCAGGAGGCCATCAAGGCCCTCACCATCAG gATGAGTGATGGCACTCCCGTCAGTCCGGCCCAGGACCAGGCCCTGGCGGCGGGGAAGAGCGAGAGCAAAAAGAGGAAGCCAGCGGAGACTTTTAGCGGGATTGCGGAGACTCTTCCGTCAGTGGTGGGGGAGCAG GTGGAGATTGAGGTGGAGATCGGGGAGGGGGCCATCGAGGTGGAAGAGACcgctatggaggaggaggtggtggatgcTGCTCGGAACGCCCAGGCTGCCTCGGACGACTCGGCCCTGGCACTGCTCGCTGACATCACCAGCAAGTACCAGCAGAGGGGGCCAATGCTGCACGTGCTGAAGAAGGAAGGACTGGAGGAGGTGAACGAAGCACTCGCCCTCTCTAATGCGCAT gagatcCAGGAGGTGGTGTCTCAGGAGGAGACAGTGACAGCTCCCAAGACTCTTGAGGGCCTGGAGGTGGTCGAGGTCCAGATCTCTCAGCTGGACAAGATGTTCCGCTGCAACAAATGTGACCGCAGCTTCCGCCTCTACTACCACCTCAAACAGCACATGCGCGCGCACGTGGCCGCCCTGGACAAGCCGCATGTGTGTTGCCACTGCGGTAAGGCGTACATGCGGGAGGCGGCGCTGAAGCAGCACCTGAACACGTTACATTACGAGGCAGAGGAGCTGTCACGCAGCCAGTCCCAGAAGAAGAAGATGCACCTGTGTGATTACTGTGACAAGCAGTTTGACCACTTTGGACACTTCAAGGAGCACTTACGTAAACACACCG GTGAGAAGCCGTTTGAGTGTCCAGACTGCCATGAGCGCTTTGCCAGGAACAGCACGTTGAAATGTCACATGGCTGCCTGTCAAAATGGCGTCGGGGCCAAGAAGGGACGCAAAAAAGTCTACGAATGTCAG GTGTGCAGCAGTGTGTTCAACAGCTGGGACCTTTTTAAAGACCACCTGACGacccacacaggagagaagcccaaCCACTGCACCATGTGTGACATCTGGTTCACCCAGCCCCACGACCTGCGAAGACACCTCCGCGAACTGCACAGTGTCACAGACGACACGCTAATGACCCAGGAACTGGACATCGGTGCCATGGCAACGCAAGAGGAAGTGGCcggggaggaggacgaggagggaggcgagagagagacccTCTTACTGGAGGACGGGATGAGGGTGGAGCATGTTACCGTGGAGCCCGTAGACGTGGTAGTCATGGAGGAAACGGACATGGTGGTGGAAGAGGTGACGGAGATGTGTGAGGAGGACGTGCAGAGACTGAAGGAGGCAGGAGTGGAGATCCGGGTGGTGCAAGTGTCAGCGGCGGAGCAGGTGAACTCTGAGATCCAGGTGGAGGAGGAACCACAACAGACTGTGGATGTATGA
- the LOC139411162 gene encoding serine/threonine-protein kinase NIM1: MTAVCPSGVGPAGATVGSSRGSGAGSTGGQDRRYARWSRQDSSDIATDDEGVPARQLTPLERLNLDMCQDDRVVRELTVGRRIGFYKVRGEIGCGNFSHVKLGIHALTNDKVAIKILDKTKLDQKTQRLLSREISSMERLHHPNIIRLYEVVETLSRLHLVMEYAGGGELYTKISMEGKLSDIDSKIVFSQILSAVKHMHDNSIIHRDLKAENVFYTCSTCVKVGDFGFSTLSRRDETLNTFCGSPPYAAPELFRDEHYLGVFVDIWALGVMLFFMVTGTMPFRADTVAKLKRCILEGAYVLPSWVQEPCQRLIRGILQPQPSDRCSVEQMMGCEWLLPIDFPRAMEPFKLDPSYLAESTPSELEEDEAEVREALEILGITPEHILNNQGKDCRSSVTGVYRILLHRAHKRRAVESMPVVTHVVGSSVSKKDRLKAYHSLRHTSKLCVIL; this comes from the exons ATGACGGCCGTGTGCCCCTCTGGGGTAGGCCCTGCTGGGGCTACGGTGGGGAGCTCCAGGGGCTCTGGGGCTGGGAGTACAGGCGGTCAGGACAGGAGATATGCCCGCTGGAGCCGTCAGGACAGCTCAGACATCGCTACAGATGATGAGGGGGTTCCTGCCCGCCAACTCACCCCCCTGGAGAGGCTCAACCTCGACATGTGCCAGGACGACAG GGTGGTCCGTGAGCTCACAGTGGGCCGACGTATCGGCTTCTACAAGGTCCGCGGGGAGATCGGCTGTGGAAACTTCTCCCATGTCAAACTGGGGATCCACGCCCTCACCAACG ACAAGGTGGCCATTAAGATCCTGGATAAGACCAAGCTGGACCAGAAGACCCAGAGGCTACTGTCCAGAGAGATCTCCAGCATGGAGAGACTAcaccaccccaacatcatacGTCTCTACGAg GTGGTGGAGACATTGTCACGGTTACACCTGGTGATGGAGTATGCTGGTGGAGGAGAGCTCTACACCAAGATTAGCATGGAGGGGAAACTGTCGGACATCGACAGCAAGATCGTCTTCTCTCAGATCCTCTCGGCTGTCAAACACATG CATGACAACAGCATCATCCACCGTGACCTGAAGGCAGAGAACGTGTTCTACACCTGCAGCACCTGCGTCAAGGTGGGAGACTTCGGCTTCAGCACGCTGAGCCGCCGCGATGAGACCCTCAACACGTTCTGCGGCTCCCCGCCCTACGCCGCGCCTGAACTCTTCAGGGACGAACACTACCTAGGCGTCTTCGTAGACATCTGGGCCCTGGGCGTCATGCTGTTCTTCATGGTAACAGGAACCATGCCCTTCAGGGCGGACACGGTGGCCAAACTGAAGCGCTGCATTCTAGAGGGGGCCTATGTGCTGCCCTCCTGGGTACAGGAGCCCTGCCAGAGGCTGATCAGAGGCAtcctccagccccagccctcAGACCGCTGCAGTGTGGAGCAGATGATGGGCTGTGAGTGGCTGCTGCCTATAGACTTCCCTCGGGCCATGGAGCCCTTTAAACTGGACCCGTCCTATCTGGCCGAGAGCACGCCTTCAGAGTTGGAGGAGGATGAGGCGGAGGTTAGGGAGGCGCTGGAGATACTAGGGATCACCCCGGAGCATATCTTAAATAATCAGGGGAAGGACTGTAGGAGTTCTGTTACGGGCGTTTATAGGATTCTGTTGCACCGTGCGCACAAGAGGCGGGCGGTGGAGAGCATGCCTGTGGTTACACATGTGGTCGGGTCCAGCGTGAGTAAAAAGGACCGGCTAAAGGCGTACCACAGCTTACGGCACACCTCCAAGCTCTGTGTGATTCTGTGA
- the LOC139411157 gene encoding zinc finger protein 131 isoform X2 has translation MADEVDCGSEFPALYKVMLDKLNEQRQLDQFTDITLIVDGHQFRAHKAVLAACSQFFHKFFQDFTQEPLVEIEGVSNSAFRQLMEFTYTATLAVNGLEEVNDVWKAAEYLQMQEAIKALTIRMSDGTPVSPAQDQALAAGKSESKKRKPAETFSGIAETLPSVVGEQVEIEVEIGEGAIEVEETAMEEEVVDAARNAQAASDDSALALLADITSKYQQRGPMLHVLKKEGLEEEIQEVVSQEETVTAPKTLEGLEVVEVQISQLDKMFRCNKCDRSFRLYYHLKQHMRAHVAALDKPHVCCHCGKAYMREAALKQHLNTLHYEAEELSRSQSQKKKMHLCDYCDKQFDHFGHFKEHLRKHTGEKPFECPDCHERFARNSTLKCHMAACQNGVGAKKGRKKVYECQVCSSVFNSWDLFKDHLTTHTGEKPNHCTMCDIWFTQPHDLRRHLRELHSVTDDTLMTQELDIGAMATQEEVAGEEDEEGGERETLLLEDGMRVEHVTVEPVDVVVMEETDMVVEEVTEMCEEDVQRLKEAGVEIRVVQVSAAEQVNSEIQVEEEPQQTVDV, from the exons ATGGCAGACGAGGTGGATTGTGGCAGTGAGTTCCCAGCCCTCTATAAAGTCATGCTGGACAAACTGAACGAACAGAGACAGTTGGACCAGTTCACAGACATCACTCTCATAGTGGATG GGCACCAGTTCAGGGCTCATAAGGCAGTGTTGGCAGCATGCAGTCAGTTTTTCCACAAGTTCTTCCAGGACTTCACACAAGAGCCACTAGTGGAGATTGAAG GAGTGAGTAACTCAGCCTTCCGCCAGCTGATGGAGTTTACGTACACGGCTACACTTGCCGTCAATGGGCTAGAGGAGGTCAATGACGTGTGGAAGGCAGCAGAGTACCTCCAGATGCAGGAGGCCATCAAGGCCCTCACCATCAG gATGAGTGATGGCACTCCCGTCAGTCCGGCCCAGGACCAGGCCCTGGCGGCGGGGAAGAGCGAGAGCAAAAAGAGGAAGCCAGCGGAGACTTTTAGCGGGATTGCGGAGACTCTTCCGTCAGTGGTGGGGGAGCAG GTGGAGATTGAGGTGGAGATCGGGGAGGGGGCCATCGAGGTGGAAGAGACcgctatggaggaggaggtggtggatgcTGCTCGGAACGCCCAGGCTGCCTCGGACGACTCGGCCCTGGCACTGCTCGCTGACATCACCAGCAAGTACCAGCAGAGGGGGCCAATGCTGCACGTGCTGAAGAAGGAAGGACTGGAGGAG gagatcCAGGAGGTGGTGTCTCAGGAGGAGACAGTGACAGCTCCCAAGACTCTTGAGGGCCTGGAGGTGGTCGAGGTCCAGATCTCTCAGCTGGACAAGATGTTCCGCTGCAACAAATGTGACCGCAGCTTCCGCCTCTACTACCACCTCAAACAGCACATGCGCGCGCACGTGGCCGCCCTGGACAAGCCGCATGTGTGTTGCCACTGCGGTAAGGCGTACATGCGGGAGGCGGCGCTGAAGCAGCACCTGAACACGTTACATTACGAGGCAGAGGAGCTGTCACGCAGCCAGTCCCAGAAGAAGAAGATGCACCTGTGTGATTACTGTGACAAGCAGTTTGACCACTTTGGACACTTCAAGGAGCACTTACGTAAACACACCG GTGAGAAGCCGTTTGAGTGTCCAGACTGCCATGAGCGCTTTGCCAGGAACAGCACGTTGAAATGTCACATGGCTGCCTGTCAAAATGGCGTCGGGGCCAAGAAGGGACGCAAAAAAGTCTACGAATGTCAG GTGTGCAGCAGTGTGTTCAACAGCTGGGACCTTTTTAAAGACCACCTGACGacccacacaggagagaagcccaaCCACTGCACCATGTGTGACATCTGGTTCACCCAGCCCCACGACCTGCGAAGACACCTCCGCGAACTGCACAGTGTCACAGACGACACGCTAATGACCCAGGAACTGGACATCGGTGCCATGGCAACGCAAGAGGAAGTGGCcggggaggaggacgaggagggaggcgagagagagacccTCTTACTGGAGGACGGGATGAGGGTGGAGCATGTTACCGTGGAGCCCGTAGACGTGGTAGTCATGGAGGAAACGGACATGGTGGTGGAAGAGGTGACGGAGATGTGTGAGGAGGACGTGCAGAGACTGAAGGAGGCAGGAGTGGAGATCCGGGTGGTGCAAGTGTCAGCGGCGGAGCAGGTGAACTCTGAGATCCAGGTGGAGGAGGAACCACAACAGACTGTGGATGTATGA